One window of Populus nigra chromosome 5, ddPopNigr1.1, whole genome shotgun sequence genomic DNA carries:
- the LOC133695185 gene encoding GATA transcription factor 24-like isoform X1 codes for MAAAAAATATATNPQSLQARPYEDHRTRASIQIDDDDGEYEDADGMDGMKEAATVAQVNSGVSVAEHHRGVRVGVGDGVVTTSRTSELTLSFEGEVYVFPAVTPEKVQAVLLLLGGRDMPTAVPTIEVPYDQNNRGVVDNPKFSNLSRRIASLVRFREKRKERCFDKKIRYTVRKEVAQRMHRKNGQFASLKESPGGSSWDSSQSCLQDVIPRPETVVRRCQHCGVSENNTPAMRRGPAGPRTLCNACGLMWANKGSLRDLSKGGRNLPMGQIEPGTPIDVKPSIMEGEFSGNQDEHGTAKNLPKAVNEGFNNRSINPDEVLQEADQDLTNTLPMGAVHSSGDDDEQEPLVELANPSDTELDIPANFE; via the exons atggcggcggcggcggcggcgacGGCGACGGCGACGAATCCACAGTCACTACAGGCGCGTCCGTACGAGGACCACCGAACGCGAGCTTCGATACAGATCGACGACGACGACGGAGAGTATGAAGACGCTGATGGTATGGATGGCATGAAAGAGGCAGCAACAGTAGCGCAAGTGAATTCAGGGGTGAGCGTGGCAGAGCACCACCGTGGAGTACGAGTAGGAGTTGGTGATGGTGTGGTTACGACTTCTAGGACTAGTGAGCTCACTCTCTCTTTTGAAGGAGAAGTTTACGTTTTCCCTGCTGTTACCCCTGAAAAG GTGCAAGCAGTACTCTTGCTTCTGGGAGGAAGAGATATGCCCACTGCAGTACCTACTATTGAAGTGCCATATGATCAAAATAATAGG GGAGTGGTCGACAACCCAAAGTTCTCAAATCTTTCACGAAGAATAGCCTCACTTGTTAGATTCCGTGAAAAACGAAAGGAGAGATGTTTTGACAAGAAAATAAGATACACTGTGCGTAAAGAGGTTGCACAGAG AATGCACCGCAAGAATGGGCAATTTGCATCCTTAAAAGAAAGCCCAGGTGGTTCAAGTTGGGACTCCAGTCAGAGTTGCCTTCAGGATGTCATACCTCGTCCAGAAACTGT TGTCAGGAGATGTCAGCACTGTGGTGTTAGTGAAAATAATACTCCTGCAATGCGTCGTGGACCAGCTGGACCCAGGACTTTGTGTAACGCGTGTGGCCTTATGTGGgcaaataag GGATCATTGAGGGATCTCAGTAAAGGAGGAAGGAATCTTCCAATGGGCCAAATTGAACCT GGAACACCAATTGATGTCAAGCCTTCCATTATGGAAGGGGAATTCTCTGGTAACCAGGATGAGCAT GGAACTGCTAAAAATCTTCCCAAGGCAGTTAATGAAGGATTCAACAATCGTTCTATCAATCCAGATGAA GTTTTGCAAGAAGCTGATCAAGATCTTACAAATACTTTGCCAATGGGAGCTGTCCATTCTTCTGGAGATGATGATGAGCAG GAACCACTGGTTGAGCTCGCTAATCCTTCAGATACAGAACTTGACATTCCTGCTAATTTTGAGTAG
- the LOC133695185 gene encoding GATA transcription factor 24-like isoform X2, protein MAAAAAATATATNPQSLQARPYEDHRTRASIQIDDDDGEYEDADGMDGMKEAATVAQVNSGVSVAEHHRGVRVGVGDGVVTTSRTSELTLSFEGEVYVFPAVTPEKVQAVLLLLGGRDMPTAVPTIEVPYDQNNRGVVDNPKFSNLSRRIASLVRFREKRKERCFDKKIRYTVRKEVAQRMHRKNGQFASLKESPGGSSWDSSQSCLQDVIPRPETVVRRCQHCGVSENNTPAMRRGPAGPRTLCNACGLMWANKGSLRDLSKGGRNLPMGQIEPGTPIDVKPSIMEGEFSGNQDEHGTAKNLPKAVNEGFNNRSINPDEVCFQSQP, encoded by the exons atggcggcggcggcggcggcgacGGCGACGGCGACGAATCCACAGTCACTACAGGCGCGTCCGTACGAGGACCACCGAACGCGAGCTTCGATACAGATCGACGACGACGACGGAGAGTATGAAGACGCTGATGGTATGGATGGCATGAAAGAGGCAGCAACAGTAGCGCAAGTGAATTCAGGGGTGAGCGTGGCAGAGCACCACCGTGGAGTACGAGTAGGAGTTGGTGATGGTGTGGTTACGACTTCTAGGACTAGTGAGCTCACTCTCTCTTTTGAAGGAGAAGTTTACGTTTTCCCTGCTGTTACCCCTGAAAAG GTGCAAGCAGTACTCTTGCTTCTGGGAGGAAGAGATATGCCCACTGCAGTACCTACTATTGAAGTGCCATATGATCAAAATAATAGG GGAGTGGTCGACAACCCAAAGTTCTCAAATCTTTCACGAAGAATAGCCTCACTTGTTAGATTCCGTGAAAAACGAAAGGAGAGATGTTTTGACAAGAAAATAAGATACACTGTGCGTAAAGAGGTTGCACAGAG AATGCACCGCAAGAATGGGCAATTTGCATCCTTAAAAGAAAGCCCAGGTGGTTCAAGTTGGGACTCCAGTCAGAGTTGCCTTCAGGATGTCATACCTCGTCCAGAAACTGT TGTCAGGAGATGTCAGCACTGTGGTGTTAGTGAAAATAATACTCCTGCAATGCGTCGTGGACCAGCTGGACCCAGGACTTTGTGTAACGCGTGTGGCCTTATGTGGgcaaataag GGATCATTGAGGGATCTCAGTAAAGGAGGAAGGAATCTTCCAATGGGCCAAATTGAACCT GGAACACCAATTGATGTCAAGCCTTCCATTATGGAAGGGGAATTCTCTGGTAACCAGGATGAGCAT GGAACTGCTAAAAATCTTCCCAAGGCAGTTAATGAAGGATTCAACAATCGTTCTATCAATCCAGATGAAGTATGCTTCCAATCCCAGCCTTAA